A DNA window from Ostrea edulis chromosome 5, xbOstEdul1.1, whole genome shotgun sequence contains the following coding sequences:
- the LOC125651545 gene encoding ARL14 effector protein-like, whose amino-acid sequence MEDNNEEYHDDHDHDVRRLRSSVLSRKSTDDENSNSNDGKHEESSSKHLRMLQFKNPGKFMEDFDPERSAREMRKMNRRIYRENIKKNQVYDENGILLENSQDLCDCLDIICKGCHFPCPKCGSMKCGTECRCGRKWIYEHVEVEGTNLLLKWPALENKW is encoded by the exons aTGGaagataataatgaagaatACCATGATGATCATGATCATGATGTGAGAAGGTTAAGATCAAGTGTTTTATCAAGAAAATCTACAGATGATGAAAATTCAAACTCAAATGACGGGAAACATGAGGAATCATCG AGTAAACACTTAAGGATGTTGCAGTTTAAGAATCCAGGCAAGTTTATGGAGGACTTTGATCCAGAAAGAAGTGCACGAGAGATGAGGAAAATGAACAGACGAATTTATAGAGAAAA CATTAAGAAGAACCAGGTATATGATGAGAATGGGATCCTGCTGGAGAACAGCCAGGACTTGTGTGACTGTCTGGACATCATCTGTAAGGGCTGCCACTTCCCCTGCCCAAAATGTGGCTCCATGAAATGTGGTACAGAGTGTCGGTGTGGAAGAAAGTGGATCTATGAGCATGTGGAGGTAGAGGGAACGAACCTCTTGTTGAAATGGCCAGCTTTAGAAAACAAGTGGTGA
- the LOC125651544 gene encoding acanthoscurrin-2-like has product MKVDQLILAVCVIFTIIPVPISAALPLLAYAAPAIFGLGMLGGFGDKLGLGGLFGKKKKEPSYSPMFGGSFGGMNAPDMSMMFMSGFPPRGPGGMQGGFGGGIPGAPGMGMGGAGLGMGGAGLGGMDMGLGGGMGMAGPGLTGGFGQQTARFGQQSRSQGLSGFGRRRRRRSFRL; this is encoded by the exons atGAAGGTTGATCAATTGATATTAGCGGTGTGTGTAATCTTCACCATAATCCCAGTCCCAATATCAGCGGCGCTGCCATTATTAG CGTATGCAGCGCCCGCCATTTTTGGACTAGGAATGTTAGGGGGATTTGGCGACAAGCTTGGGCTAGGAGGACTTTTTgggaaaaagaagaaagaacCTTCATATAGTCCCATGTTTGGCGGATCCTTCGGGGGCATGAACGCCCCAGATATGTCGATGATGTTCATGTCAGGCTTTCCTCCAAGGGGCCCTGGAGGAATGCAGGGAGGATTCGGCGGAGGAATACCGGGTGCTCCTGGTATGGGAATGGGTGGGGCTGGACTTGGAATGGGTGGAGCAGGACTTGGTGGGATGGACATGGGCTTAGGGGGCGGCATGGGAATGGCTGGTCCCGGTTTGACAGGCGGGTTTGGGCAGCAGACAGCGAGATTCGGACAGCAATCGAGGAGTCAGGGACTATCGGGATTCGGGAGGAGGCGTCGACGACGCTCTTTTAG GCTGTGA